In one Mauremys mutica isolate MM-2020 ecotype Southern chromosome 3, ASM2049712v1, whole genome shotgun sequence genomic region, the following are encoded:
- the GPR75 gene encoding probable G-protein coupled receptor 75, producing the protein MNLTDRLQDWAEQRRLDPFNTSLQLLHSPSGNSTSSSFQGDLQEIIHTATLVTCTFLLAIIFCLGSYGNLIVFLSFFDPAFRKFRTNFDFMILNLSFCDLFICGVTAPMFAFVLFFNSVNGVPDAFCFTFHLTSSGFIIMSLKTVAVIALHRLRMVLGKQPNRTASFPCTLLLTLLLWATSFTLATLATLRTRKSRLCLPMSSLISGEGKIILYLYVSDFICCVAVVSVSYIMIAQALRRNAQVRKCPPIITVDASRPQPFIGPPASGGVDGVQCAVPALYMNQNYNKLQHVQTHGYSKNLSQLPAPAATRLQLVSAVNLSTAKDSKAVVTCVVIVLSVLVCCLPLGIFLVQDVLSSNGSFILYQFELCGFTLIFFKSGLNPFIYSRNSAGLRRRVLWCLQYLALGFFCCKQKTRLRAMGKGSLEVNRNKSSHHETNSAYMLSPKPQKKFVDQACGPSHSKESVLSPKASAGHQHYAQSSSTPMNTRIEPYYSIYNSSPSQEVSTPNSLQPVKSTFGFAKSYIAMHYHTTNDLVRDYDSTSAKQIPVPSV; encoded by the coding sequence ATGAACCTGACAGAcaggctgcaggactgggccgAACAAAGGCGCCTGGATCCTTTCAACACCTCTCTACAGCTGCTGCACTCTCCCAGTGGGAATTCCACCTCTTCCTCTTTCCAGGGGGATCTCCAGGAGATCATCCACACAGCTACACTGGTCACCTGCACCTTTCTGCTGGCCATCATCTTCTGCCTGGGGTCCTATGGCAACCTGATTGTCTTCTTGTCCTTCTTCGACCCAGCCTTCAGGAAATTCAGGACTAACTTTGACTTTATGATCCTCAACTTGTCCTTCTGCGACCTCTTCATTTGTGGGGTAACTGCCCCCATGTTTGCCTTCGTCCTGTTTTTCAACTCTGTGAATGGTGTTCCTGATGCTTTCTGCTTCACTTTCCACCTCACCAGCTCTGGCTTCATCATCATGTCTCTCAAGACAGTGGCTGTGATTGCCCTGCACCGGCTGCGGATGGTGCTGGGGAAGCAGCCCAACCGAACGGCCTCCTtcccttgcactctcctgctcaccTTGCTCTTGTGGGCCACCAGCTTCACCCTGGCTACCTTGGCCACCCTGAGAACCCGTAAATCCCGCCTCTGCCTCCCCATGTCCAGCCTGATCAGTGGCGAAGGGAAGATCATCCTCTACTTGTATGTGAGTGATTTCATTTGCTGTGTAGCTGTGGTCTCAGTCTCCTATATCATGATAGCCCAGGCACTGAGGAGAAATGCCCAAGTGAGGAAATGTCCCCCCATCATCACAGTAGATGCCTCCAGACCCCAGCCTTTCATTGGACCTCCTGCTtcaggaggggtggatggggtacAGTGTGCTGTGCCTGCTTTGTACATGAACCAGAACTACAACAAGTTGCAGCATGTCCAGACCCATGGCTACAGTAAGAATCTCAGCCAGCTGCCAGCTCCAGCAGCCACCAGACTCCAACTGGTGTCTGCAGTCAATTTGTCCACAGCTAAAGACTCCAAAGCAGTGGTGACGTGTGTGGTCATTGTCCTCTCTGTCTTAGTTTGCTGTCTCCCCCTGGGGATCTTCTTGGTGCAGGATGTGCTGTCCAGTAATGGTAGTTTCATCCTCTACCAGTTCGAGTTGTGTGGATTTACCCTCATTTTTTTCAAATCTGGATTAAATCCTTTTATATATTCCCGGAACAGTGCTGGACTTAGGAGGAGAGTCCTTTGGTGTCTCCAATATTTAGCCCTTGGTTTTTTCTGCTGCAAGCAGAAGACAAGGCTTCGAGCCATGGGCAAAGGGAGCTTGGAAGTCAACAGAAACAAGTCATCCCATCATGAAACCAATTCGGCATACATGTTGTCTCCAAAACCTCAGAAAAAGTTTGTGGATCAAGCTTGTGGTCCTAGTCATTCTAAGGAAAGTGTGTTGAGTCCCAAGGCTTCTGCTGGACATCAGCACTACGCACAGAGCAGCTCAACCCCCATGAATACCCGCATTGAACCTTATTACAGCATCTATAACAGCAGCCCTTCCCAGGAAGTGAGCACCCCAAATAGCTTACAGCCAGTAAAGTCTACTTTTGGATTTGCCAAATCCTATATTGCCATGCATTATCATACCACTAATGACTTGGTGCGAGATTATGACAGCACTTCAGCTAAACAGATTCCTGTCCCCTCCGTTTAA